In Chroogloeocystis siderophila 5.2 s.c.1, a genomic segment contains:
- the minD gene encoding septum site-determining protein MinD yields the protein MKRIIVTTSGKGGVGKTTVTANLGMALARLGRKIVLVDADFGLRNLDLLLGLENRIVYTAMEVVSGECRLEQALVRDKRESGLVLLPAAQNRNKEAITSEQMKQLVDSLTEMYDYVVIDCPAGIEMGFKNAIAGAKEALIVTTPEIAAVRDADRVIGLLEAQGIKNIHLILNRLRPAMVQANDMMSVKDVQEILSIPLIGVVPEDERVIVSTNRGEPLVLSETASLAGMAFEHIARRLEGEKVEFLDLEPVQDNFFTRLRKLLFSII from the coding sequence ATGAAGCGTATTATTGTTACTACCTCTGGTAAAGGAGGGGTAGGTAAAACCACAGTCACCGCCAACCTGGGTATGGCATTAGCCCGCTTGGGGCGTAAAATCGTTTTGGTAGATGCCGATTTTGGTCTAAGAAACTTAGACTTGCTCCTGGGATTGGAAAATCGCATCGTCTACACCGCAATGGAGGTTGTCTCAGGCGAGTGTCGTTTAGAACAAGCTTTAGTAAGAGACAAACGCGAATCAGGCTTAGTTCTGCTTCCGGCTGCCCAAAACCGCAACAAAGAAGCCATCACCTCCGAACAGATGAAGCAGCTTGTTGATTCCTTGACAGAAATGTATGACTATGTTGTCATTGACTGTCCGGCAGGGATTGAAATGGGCTTTAAAAATGCGATCGCCGGCGCGAAAGAAGCATTAATCGTCACAACACCAGAAATAGCAGCCGTCCGCGATGCTGACCGCGTTATTGGCTTACTCGAAGCACAAGGAATCAAAAACATTCATTTAATTCTCAACCGCCTGCGCCCCGCAATGGTACAGGCAAATGACATGATGTCGGTGAAAGATGTCCAAGAAATTCTCTCAATTCCACTGATTGGCGTTGTTCCAGAAGATGAACGCGTCATCGTTTCGACGAACCGAGGCGAACCTTTAGTATTATCCGAAACAGCTTCGCTTGCCGGAATGGCGTTTGAGCATATCGCCCGTAGATTAGAAGGGGAAAAAGTAGAATTTCTTGATTTGGAACCTGTTCAAGACAACTTCTTTACTCGCCTGCGTAAGCTGCTGTTTTCTATTATCTAA
- the minC gene encoding septum site-determining protein MinC, whose product MSDSAPPEIETTLTPPTDIANSNLQVRLKSEGENLLLILPTEVEASTTATTWSDLWQQLKQRLNGGDRFWQANTIVHLMATDRLLDTRQLQAIADALAEAQLQLTHVFTSRRQTAVAAATAGYSVEQQAPVTGINQTLNAPATPLAEPLYLQMTVRSGIEIRHAGSVIVLGDLNPGGTVVANGDILVWGRLRGVAHAGAAGNSKCLIMALQMEPTQLRIAEFVARAPTNIPSQFYPEVAYVTPEGIRIAKAADFSKSQFSLPS is encoded by the coding sequence ATGAGTGATTCTGCCCCGCCAGAAATAGAGACAACACTGACTCCTCCCACCGATATCGCGAACAGTAACTTACAAGTTCGCCTCAAGAGTGAGGGAGAAAATCTGTTATTGATTTTGCCGACAGAAGTTGAAGCTTCTACTACAGCAACAACTTGGTCGGATCTTTGGCAACAATTGAAGCAGCGGCTTAACGGTGGCGATCGCTTTTGGCAAGCTAACACGATAGTCCATCTCATGGCAACAGATCGGTTGTTAGACACTCGACAACTACAAGCGATCGCGGATGCTTTAGCCGAAGCACAACTTCAGTTAACTCATGTTTTTACCAGCCGCCGCCAAACTGCTGTCGCTGCCGCAACTGCGGGCTATAGCGTAGAACAACAAGCACCTGTCACAGGAATTAATCAAACTTTAAATGCTCCCGCTACGCCCCTTGCTGAACCACTATATCTGCAAATGACAGTACGATCTGGCATCGAAATTCGTCATGCTGGTTCCGTTATTGTGTTAGGAGACCTTAATCCAGGTGGTACTGTAGTGGCAAATGGCGATATTCTAGTTTGGGGTCGTTTGCGCGGAGTTGCCCATGCAGGTGCAGCCGGTAATTCTAAGTGTCTGATTATGGCACTGCAAATGGAACCAACGCAGTTGCGGATTGCGGAATTTGTCGCTAGGGCACCGACGAATATTCCATCTCAGTTTTATCCTGAGGTAGCTTACGTCACGCCTGAAGGCATTCGGATCGCTAAAGCTGCTGATTTTTCTAAATCCCAATTTTCTTTACCGTCATGA